The Lutzomyia longipalpis isolate SR_M1_2022 chromosome 2, ASM2433408v1 DNA window aattttccgcagcatggccgttacaccaatttttgaattcccttcttctacattttccttaataacttttcttgtggtggacggattgcgctgaaatttttacacaacctcctcagataaccaaagaacttatttccaaaagatgggaatggtatcttttatatttattaagttatagcacgaaatatagggctggggtcgttcaacgaccccgcttggcggcctagaggttaataTTTGCGGCCAAAGGGGCCAAAACTCTAATCTGAAAGACCCACACTCCCCTTTGCACAAAGCAACCATTCCGCCGAGTTTGCCCACGAAAAGGCgccaaaagagaaaagatttgaattttacaaaaacaaaCTTAACGAACCTTTTATTGTGTATGGGGGTGGATGGTGATGATAAAATGGCACTCAATTTAGCAATTTTGTCTGCAAATGAATAATCCGCAGCATCGTCTTGGCGGAGTAGGGGCAGAAGTTGAATTTCTTGAAGCATTCCTTCACGCTGTCTGCCCGGTGTCCGAGCTCACGCGCCTTTTTCACTTTCTCCGGTGCTGACTCATTGGCATTGGTGCTGAAAAGGAGGCGGAAAGGTGTACCTAATTGCCACATCTCAGCACCGCAgcatttgcaaattatttgcGACATACTCACAGTATGAAGTTCTTTATGGAGACACCCTCGTGGAAGTCCACGGTGGCTCCAGCAGCCAGCTGGCAGACGAGAGATGGTGCACAGAGAAGTGGATCATGTCTCAAGAGGGTATCCCACTGAATTGACGCCTCAGGCTGCTCATGCTGCTGTGTGGATGGTGCATGCAAAATGAAGTCCAAGTGTGCGATAATTGAGCGCGGGAGCTTTGACTTACCTCGTCCGTGGAGCGACGTCTCCGGCCGGTTAGGAAATCCAACCCCAGTGCCTTTGCAACGGCTTTTGTGGCCATTTGAGCGGGACGACGGATTTTTTGGTAGTCCTGTGCCAAGAGGTGGAGGCAGTAGAGGGAGCCCAGTAGAAGGATGCCCAGCAGGATGAGCCTTAAATGATTGAGGAAGAAGGTGaagaacaataaaagaaaagaaaaagaatgaagaagGATGAACTGATGCTGCGAGATCTGAGCGAAGGTGGATACTCACTTGTGTGCCATGTCGCGAGCGCCAGTCTAATGTGCCGCGCGCGATACCAgctgaagaaattgaagaaattttactttCCGTCGAATTGTTGtgttattcaatatttttacagTGGTGGGAAAAAATGTTTGCAGTTCGCATTCtacatttgtttttttaaacgtAAAGTCTTgttgttttaatatttattatggGCATGATGAAGAGGCTAAAAGGATCCTCGAAATGTCGACAGGAAAAAGGAAACAGATATTTTGATCTAAAATTTACCTCTTTTTGTCCCttcaaatgaatataaaaaagaagattcaTTCACATAAATTTGTTTAGactgttagaatttaattcaaaacgGTCAtcaagtctttaaaaaaataattaaaaaattaatggattttcggtctcacgctcggctaattaatttttattactggccaacgtttcggactattgaagtccttcctcagggcaaTCAATacattaaatgatttttgattatttcttgACGTGGTTAATTTTGTCAATTGATTGCCCTGAGTGAGGAAGGACTTGaatagtccgaaacgttggccagaaataaaaattaattagccgaGCGTAAGACCGAAAATTcgtcttttaagaaaatccattCATCGCCTACGGTCATCCCTTtactaattaataaattaatttaattaattaataattttgtgtaattaattaattaaattagatatgaaaaaaaaatccatttcctaATTAAGAATGTTATATAcgattctttttcaattctctCAGCATATTTAACCTTCTAAcgtaattagttggtataccacaatcgtggcataccaagtattgtaatcgtcggaaaaaccgaccacctcagatcgggctcaaacttggtgtgagcacgttttagacatcccacattacgaaaatggtggtggaaaatttttgatccggccggcctgccggcctgccgtccggtggtcaacattttgcattatatctcgagaacggtaacagatagagacttccggtttgaagttttctataggaatgtgggtgtaaaatttcattttttcgcattttcaaaatccaagatggccgccgtccgccattttgaaatactgtcaaccacttcccttacagctagaggtctgaaactttagtatgttgtagagctcagtgagacgttttcatcaacaattcgtacttgacaatcggtcaagccgtttagcaaatatggcggcctaaagcaaaaagtgttttttcgatatatctcgagaacggcttgaccgattttgaccatcttggtatcaaatgaaaggtattgagaagccctacaactgtttagaacatttcaagttttaaaaacatccgcaagaggcgctaaaaacaaaaacaaaaattgcctaactttaaggggctatatctccgaacattgttatagatttcctttaaatttagatatgttgtagcctgactcaatatctgtcaccagtccgaaaatgaagaaattctatgtcgccgtttagaagatatggccatttgaaaaattcttgaatttgaaaagttctaagagccatatctcttgaacggcttgtccgatttcgctcaatttggtatcaaattaaaggttttgcaattacctacaactttttagaacatcagaaacctctagaaccattccttgaggacgaaaagtgcaaaaactgtttttgctgaacaaaaatccgccattttgtgttctggaggtgaccttgaaatgtatcgaaatatatgtcagattatagcttatttcaatacctttccagaactagtcaagaaatttctgtatgtgcaatagaacttgatatataaccatttttgtctttcgaattgatgaatttcataaaaaaaatcaactttgcctactaatactacttaaaaattaaattacaacgcatagattgacccatccgcgttgtggtataccaactctaataactggacgcgttatgattgactttctttttaaatatttggcatttttcctaatttttaatgttttttttatgataatttgtAAATTCCTTTTCGGTTTTTTTCtcagcataaaaataatttcttttgacttcCAATGAAAAGTCTAAACATTTAAGAAGTTATCAAGAAACCCAAAAATCCTTCTATTCCACGTTCTTACCTTACTATAAAGATCCACCAAATAGCAACGTAAAGATGACAAATTAACCAATGAATAGAATTATAGAAGTAGATAatagaatataatttaaatcaattctaataaaaatataaaattcaatttgtaattCTTCCCTAAGTTGAAGCTTTAGTGCAAAGTTCTTTTGAATAGTCTATATTGCACAATACTTACCGTATTTTTAGCTGAAAAAGAAAGGAGCCTGCAAGTGGAGAAAGGTGAAACACTTTCGCTTTCTTCTGTAAAATCGTGCAATTGCATCCAAACATGGGGTACCTGGTGGGACAGAGAAACTTGTCTCCATCTCCCGGAAAGACAACTCGTTTTAGGCATTCGCGGCATAGCTAAATTCCGCACAAGATCATCATTTACAGAAGTGAAGTCCAATTGAATAATACACCACGGTGCGAttattgctatatattttattatctctCTACTATCATTTCTCCTCAACTATATATTATTTACCATCATCGCGCGCTTGCCTACAAAATGTGTGTCTGTGTGTCTTATAAGTTtattataagaagaaaatcaaacacTTTTCTTGACTCGACTTTAAAAGCCAAACAACATCTTCCCTCTTCACTCCAAATCAGTGGGTCAACATCTTTTACAAGTTGCCCTTTCCCACACAAATTTCTTACACATAAATACTTTCCTTTCTTACTTCATCTTTCACTAAAAATTACACAGAAACTtcctcaaatttttctttttttttccttacacactaaaatattgtttaataaattaataatttgtttttaaaaatacattttagagGCACTAGAGGACAAGTTACAgaattattcacttttttttgctcactgGATAAAAACACcatcaaattttaattgttggCCATCATCAGTTTTTCTTGCCTTTCAcgcaaattcttcttcttcatcttccctCCCACATTTGCTGCATTCTTCAGCTATCACATTCTACATTATTACATTTTGTTCTCCTTCTTCAACATATTGCGACTACACCGTGCATTTGCATCTCACAAAATCcaggtgatttttttattttctttctttttcttttataaaaagcACATAAACGAAAtcagtttgtttttttgtttctttggtCTTGTTTATGGGTCGTACAAAGTTGTACATAAAAAGTGTTTGAGGG harbors:
- the LOC129790944 gene encoding uncharacterized protein LOC129790944; this translates as MAHKLILLGILLLGSLYCLHLLAQDYQKIRRPAQMATKAVAKALGLDFLTGRRRRSTDEQHEQPEASIQWDTLLRHDPLLCAPSLVCQLAAGATVDFHEGVSIKNFILTNANESAPEKVKKARELGHRADSVKECFKKFNFCPYSAKTMLRIIHLQTKLLN